Sequence from the Drosophila subpulchrella strain 33 F10 #4 breed RU33 chromosome 3R, RU_Dsub_v1.1 Primary Assembly, whole genome shotgun sequence genome:
TCAGAAAACAATCAAGCATGAAGgttataattttgaaaaattaagacggctttttttttatctggAACTCGTTAAAGCAACCATGAAGGATAGGCATGCAAAAATTGAACATCAACTGGAAGTGACTTTATGCATTAAAGTTCCAAAAGCTCAAGCTGGATCGATGAATGATCTATAATTTTCAAAACGGTAACAAAATCCATAACAACGGATGATCTTTTTTAAGAGCCCTTGCCCTTTTGAAGTACTTGTTTAAGAAACACTTGTGTATCAAGTGGAAGCTTAAACCTTATTGTTAAATTTCTTTTGTGCCAGTCGAGGCCCGTTAAATTAACTTCACTTCACATCAGAAATCcagcaaaataatataaatttacGGCCGCGAACGAAGAAACTGCGTCTTCTCCGCAGACTTGAAGTGTTATTTTTTGACAGTTCGGACGTCAACTTTAAAGTGAGATCTGTCATAAAAGAGCCTGTGCCGCTTTtgattttgatatttttttggCGGGTCTTCGCGATATGGGGGAAAAAAGGCAGCGAGACTTGCAACTGCCCAAAAATGTATGcagatttttaattaaagcgCGTTATCAACAAAGCCGGGCCACAGcgaaataaccaaaataaaaaacatccCAAAACCGGTTGACCCGATAGCCAATTTGGTGGGGACTTCAGACCCGACATTTTGATCGTCTTGGAGTGGCACTTCCTTAATTGGAGCAAGCATAACAACAAGTGCAAGCgctaatttattatattatttaataaatacaattaattAGGGGGACGAGGCAAGAGGAGCCCAACGAGCTATGGCTACATAAAAATTACTTAATAATTTccatcaaaaataattaatttcaatattattCAAGCAGAGAGCGGAGTGGTTTAAGGCCCGCGGCTGGGCAGCATCATCATCAAGTTGAGCATGTCAGCGGCAACGGCGTGTTAAGCATTATTTTTCGGCCTGCCCTTAACCCCTCCCTGGCCAATTGCGACATAAAAATGCTTATTACTTACAACAGAACATGCAGCACGCCCAGAGGCGACTCACAATTATATATACATTCTGGTTATGTACGATATTGTGGGGCCCCCTTTAACCCCTCTCTGGCCATTCGGGGTAACTTAAATCAATTGCGGCATATGCCGGCAAGGCTCAAGCTGCGACCTGGCCCAAAGAAGATCTCTTGAAGAAGATCCCGCTCCGTTCGCTACGCCTGAGTAATTTCGCTTTTTTGGCGGCTTTTGTCCTTAGTGGCAAATGACTTCGAGATGCGACTCCTGGCCGGGGGTTTATGGCATTTTATGCTACTTATGCAGCGCTGCTGCGTCCCCGAATGACCGTAATTAATCAATTTGGCCAAAATGGCAGTGGACCGGCAGCGGAGAGGGCTTACAGATTGGTCAACGGCAACAACGTCCGTGTAATAACAATGAAAACAGCGTGTGTTGCTGCCCGACTGGCTTGTACTGTACTCATGCATATCCGCACACCATAAATTATGTTCGCACAGGGTTAAGCGCATTATTTAAGCATTCATCACGCGCTCTCCCCGATCCCATTGCTCAGTTTCAGCTTCGGTTTCAGGTCCAGTTCGAAGTCCCAGTCCCAGTCAGCGTCCCATTCCCAGTTCCGAAACGAACCACAGTCTGATGGAGCTGGAATCCCCATTGGCCACCGTTGCCGTgtaataatttttgaaatttatgtAAACAGTGTTGATTATGGATGAGTTATGTAGCATGTTCTACCTTTTGTTTTGTTCGCACTGCCGGCCGCAGTTAATTTTAAGCTTGTTTTGCAACTTCGTTTATCAGCTCCCTGCCTCCGGATCTTCGGGCCAAAAGCCACCTGAGTCATCCTCGCAATTGATGTCTTTATTAGGCCGCAGTCACTGTCGCCACTTGGCTGTCAAATTTTGAAGCTGAGGAGTTATGATCGGGTTTAAGGATGGATGTTTTGGGGAGTCTAGATATGTTATCCATACTAGTACTAAATATAATTACAATTTGCTTTCAATTTCTGAATGTCATGTTAGGGTTGCAGTTTGTTATCTGTCAGAGAAAGTTAATATGAACTTGAATTCTTCAGGAAGACAAATTTGTTTTCCGAATGTACATGTTACAAACCAGGAACGTTAACATGACATTAAGAAATCGACACTAAATTAAACCAacattttgtttactttttctttatttgtattaattCCTATTTTAAAAAACCTCAAAAATACTTTATTGACCACTAGAAGTTGCTCCAGTTTCCCGGGCCCATTAGCAGATGGGTCCACCATGTCTATCCATGTCTCCATGTCAATTCAGAGGAGCATTCGACATGGTTAGCCTGACAAACGGACCACGTTCATGCATTGTTCGCGTGTTTGTGCAGCACATTAAAAATTACACGAGAAATTGTTTGGCACAACTGGCAAACGTTTTTCGGGGGTTTGCAGAGGGAATTATGACCCGCGGGGCCAAGTGGctggagtggagtggagtggagtggagtggagcCATTTGGGTGGCGCCTTTTGTCTTCGAAACGTGCCACAGTCGGAGGCAAAGTCGCAGTGGAAGTCGCAAATAGTGTGCCACATGCGGTGCTCGTTGCCTGCAACGGTTCATGCGcgaataatattttaattctgTCGATCAGCCGGCACGTTTCGTCGAAGCCAATCACACAAAAAGCCCGGGCGGCCATCGACATTTATGTCTCGTATGCCCCCCTGCGAAAGCCCCGGAGTCAAAAGGCGCAAAATGCCCAAAAGCGACGCATGTCACAAGGGGTAGTGGGTGCTCGACTCCGGCTAATGGGGCTCTTAAGCATGTGAGCTGATAAAAGCGACAAAACATTTAACAAGTAATTAAACATAAAGCGCGCCCCACATGACTGCCTGGCTGGTTGGTTCTACTCGGCGGCAACTGTGCCCCAAAAACTGGGTTAAGGACGCTGCTCAGCACCACTCAGCACCACTGCACCACCGAGCCAGTGAGCCACTGAACCACCATTCTGCACTCCACCCCTTGGGACAGCCCCCGCCTTTGGCAGCCAACATTCATTTCGATTTCGTTTGCGCtcctatttatttttttattccgatttttatttttttgctatttttctttaatttttttcgggTGAGTTGTAATAGAGTTGCTGAAATTTGGCATTGTATTTATGGCCCGGGCATAGGCCCGGGCATACCAGGCATCTGACCCACACCCACATTTCATTAGATATCCACCCTGGGAGCGGTGATAAATGCgataataaatattcaagTTGTTTTTCTGTGAGTGTTATAATTTAGTGTTGATTAGTTTGCGCAAATAAGAGTTATTGattcaatttcaattaaaaggatatGAATGTTTTTTACCTAGCGCCATGGCCTGGAACACCCTCTATGTGAAATACTCACCCTAGTCGCCCACGAACAAAAGACTCAGGCAACGAACTTGTTTCTTGCACACtatttgtgtgtgtgcgtgtgctgGGCAGTTTTTGGCACCTCTCGCATTGATATGGCCGGGTTATTAATGATGCCTAATGAGTGGGTTGGTCCCCAATGCAACTGCTACCCGGCAGCGAGCGGGGCAATTATGTGTCATTTGTATGCACTCCCAGAGACCCAGGGACATGCAATTTGGGTGTAGACTCAAACTAAAGCGTTTATTAACTTATTTTCGTAGGGGAACTTGGGTGCTCCCAAGTGTGTGGATAGTCGGGGAGGAGCACTACAAGGGCACCGAGAGCTGCCAGCGCAGGCTGGACTGCCTTCCAGGTGTCTGATAGCCGGAACTGCAGGAGCACTTGGATTGGAGCGAGGGGTAGGCTGTAAGAAAACCTCAATGTATTATAGGTCCAGACTTCGATGACGAATGAATAAGCGAACTCACATGGGACAAAAACGATTACGAACTATAGCAACACGGGGGACGAAACACTGAACCCTCCTAGGAGGCCTGATCGGAATGATTGTGGGACAGTTGACGCATGGTGAAGGTGGTTTCTGCTGGATGGAGGACAATATACAACATAATCTAAACAGGACTTTCGTCTATCTCCTACCTGGTGTGCGGAATCCCTCCTGGATCTTGTAGATCTCGTTCAACTCCCGGGCACTGCACAGTGGAGTGTCCACCTGAGTGGTTTCGTTGAAACGACCATAGTCTATCTCGTAGGCCTGCAGATCCTTGTTGTACAGCACCACCGGATCGAAGCGATGGCCCCAAAGGATCTCGGTATTTATGTAGCTAGATCTGGCCTGAGTGCTCTGGCCAGTGGACTCCACGGTGCCCTCGAGGATCACCACGATTTCGAATTTATCCTGCAGCATATCGGTGGCATTCAGATTGTACAGCGGCGAGTTCTCGTCGATCTTGTGCTCAATGACCATAGGCCAGATGAAGAACAAATCGGAGCCTGAGTCATCGGTGCCGATCTCTAGTTCCGTGAAGTACTGCGTCATCACCTCGCCCTCCTTGGTGCTCTTCGTCCTTATCAACTGGGCCCTCACGCCGGCTCCAATGATGTGGGACTTTCGCATGTCACCCACACGGAACATCAGGGAAAGGCAGCCATCCCGCTGGCAAATAACCGCGTGTTTGGAGAACAACAGAGTCTGAGCCCTTTGCTTGGCCCTCGTCATCTTGGCGAAGACAATGCCGGCCATAAAGGCGGATGACATCACGCCGTAAATGGACTGGAAGCACATCATGAAGATGGCCTCTGGACACTCGGGGGAAGTGGTCCTCACTCCGTAGCCAATCGTGTGCTGCGTTTCGATGGAGAACAGGAAGCAGGAAGTGAAGCCATCGATGGCAGAGACACAGGGCGCCCAGCCAGATTCCTCTGAAAGGTGGAGAAagtttaatacattttttataattttctaaGAGCTTACGAACCTTGGTTATCGGGCATGTGGGGCTCCTCCAAATCTCCGTGTGTGTAGACGATTAGCCACCAGATGAGCGCGAAGAAGAGCCATGAAAGGATGAAGCTGAGGGCGAAGGCCAGGAGGGTCCACCGCCACTGCCAATCCACCATGGTGGTGTACATGTCCTGCAGGAAGCGAACCCTGCGTCTTTGGAGGTGCTTCTGCACCACATTGCAGTCTCCATTCTTGAAAACCGCTCGCCGGCGAACTCTTCTCATGCTGCCAGGCCGGAAATTGCGAGATCTGCGAACAGAAGAATAAAGATCTTTTACAAAAAGCCTAAAAGTGTGCAACCTTTTGAATCATAATTCAATCATATCATGACATATCAACATAGAAGTTTTTCTGGAGATTAACATTTTCAAATTCTGTTAAGCGATAATTGTTTTAAAACAGAGCAAGAAATactttaattatatttacaCGTTTTTATGCACGCTTCCcagctaaaaaatataaatgatgtATTAAATAGCAAACTTGATTTCCCTTATTTTCTGAACTTGATCAGACCCATTAACCATTGAAAGTAATGCTTTCAAATTGTTGATTTAGTAATTCTTATATTTTATCATATTTTAAGCCAGTGCAAGTACTTGAAACACTTTATTTTACCATATCCACATTTGCCTTAACATCTTTATCCATCTTCCTCTTAACAAATGGCAATGAATATGATTTCTATGATTTATGCAAGTGTCAGATGAAATTGGATGTCTGGACATTGTGTTGTTTAATTTGTGTAAATTAAGTGTGCGCATTTGCACTCGTTTGTTTTTGGACTGGGCACACGAGAAGTGCATCTAATTAACGCCGCCAGCCGCGAATGCCAATGTCGCATTGTCGCAAGGCGGACAAATCGGACAGATTGAGATCGGACTCCAGATTCAGAGCAATCTGATCCATCCCTGCTTATGGCACTTAATTGCAGCTCACCCACAAATTGTTTGATTTATTACCTCAGCTTGTCAAAGCAATGCATTTTTTAAGAGGGCTGGAGGCATCGACCGGTGGCAAACACCCACATGACCCGGCATTTCTCGGATGCCAATTACCTTAACCCCACATTGACACTTGCACAAGCCGATTAATTGGCATTGTGCCGATTGCTAATCAAATTTAGAGCTCGGCTAGCTAAATTTGTGCCAGATGATTCATGCTTACGCTTTGAAGAGTGTCGGCACTTATTAAATTCATTATTGAGCGACCCACGCAATagacaaaaaaagaaagaaataaaatctgTATAGCTTAAGTGCAAAGAAAATGCCTGGGAAAAGGGAAGCTATGTATATCCATTGGGAAATCTTTTTGGCCAACCGTTTAGCAGGTGACAAGTGTGAGAACGAGATGCCGTCGAGATTCGGAGGAGACAAAAAGACTGAATGCCCGGCCTAATGAATCGCATTCGTAACGCGCCCCTAAATCATTTGCACTGCAATCTGCAGTCCACAAAACAAAGTGGAACCTGTGGGCGTAGCCATATAATTTACAACCGCAAACGGCGGGCGGCATTTTGCTAATCAGCTAGAAAAAAAAGCCCAAAAGATGCGCAACGTGACACGGACGCACTGTGCTGATGATAGCAATATGATGGAGCGACTGTCGGCAAGTTCAAGTTGAATGTCAGGCCCCTTGACGAGCTAATTACTGGGCGGAAAGCCGGCGGAACTTTGAGTAATTGGGTAATTGTTGCCCGAAGCTCCTATTTTTACTTTCGCGATTTTCCTTCGAATTAAGGAAATCCGGTATCAAACGGAAAGTAGGAGTAtagtatttaatttaaatgcatttatattgcttgccaaaaaattattaattagttttttACTAGTTTTATAGAGAATAAatgattattttttctttcaacgCCTAATAAGAGAGATACAATTATAGCAGCATGATTTGAAAGTAAAAAGCAGAACAGTATCGTATATCAAATAATCTAATTCAAGGTGGAGAAACACTAAAACACTGATAAAAGTTGGGCCATAGATGCTGGAACGGAATCACTTAAGAAATAGATCGCATTTGATTGAAGATATTTTTTTCACTAAGCCCTGGGTAGATTTTAAATCTATCTTGAGACACTTTAACTGTAGCTTTGTTAATTCGCACCCTTTGGCCAGCGAGTGGCTGGATCCCTTCAGAGCCTCGTAGTAGACTCCCGCCTGCGAGGGCGTGTGGGAGATGCCCCGCATGTACTGGCGCTTCCACTCCTTCATGTGGGCAAAGGTCTCCTCCTCCTTGTCGCCGCCCACAAGGGTCTCGGCATCGGCGGGATCCTGCAGGACCTGGACATCGCTGAGCGGCACCTGCATCTCGCTAAAAAGACGTTCTAACTTCGCGGTGTTGAACGAAACTGAAGCTCCTAGCCAGGCGATTCCGCCCAGGCCGACACGACGTTAAAGTGGTCTGAGTTGGTCCAAACAATTAGAGCAGCTCTAACTAATCGGTATTTATTGACCAAATCACTTAGGCCGGGTAAATAGATTAGAAAATGGCTATAGACTCACCTGCAGCTCGGTTGGGATCGCGGGAAGCCACTCGCCTTGCCATTTGGGGATAGGCCATAAAAGCTGGTCGACCGATTGGGCACTATGGTAATGGGATAAGACTGCGGATTGCTGATCACACTGTCCAGCGAATCGGGATCCGCTTCGATGGCCTTCTTCAGAGGTTGGGCCGCCTTATCGCCGCCATTTGCCTGcgtggttgttgttgtggtgggCGCCGCCGAGTGGGTGGAGAAATTGAATCGCATCTGTGGGAGGTCGAGTGGAGGAGTTGCCTTTTCAATTAATCTATTTGGCAGCAGTAACTCAAGCGTCGAGTGGGCAAACAGAAACTTGTGATAAGTGCAACCCAGGTGCGAGAAatctattttctttttttttgccagcGCTGTCAGCTGATTCTCACAGATCTCTGCGGTTTGATGGCAAAGTAAACTTTAAGATATTTTATCagtttcatttatttatggcCTGAATAGCAAACATATGCCATTTTATTCAACCATAAAAATAGCTCTTACTCGCTATAACTTGTATTCATTTTTTAGGCAACTGAATAAATTACAAAAGTTGAGTTACTGAAATTCTGGGCACTTCCGTAAACTGTTTCAATTTTCGCACCTTTCTGTACTTTTCACAAGATTTGAGGCAAACACTTTTCGGTATATTGAATATAATTGCAAATTCAGAGCACGCACCTTGGATTTTTAATCTGAATTTCGAGTGATTGACACGTTTTGGCTTAAGTAGTTTTAGCACCTCCAAAAAGTTCAATTAATTGACACCTTCTAAGCGATTTTACGTTAGATGTGCATTGTTTTGCTAAAGAGCCTCAAGATATTTTGGAAACATTgtagttataattattttacgAACTCTGCGGACTTCGCTCTGTTTTCTAGTCGCGTGTCGTTTCAGGAATGAGATGATCTGAGACCGGGAGATCACAGTCCGCAGAAGCCGCAGCCACAAAGCGACTGTCACAGCGAGACCTACGGATCCGCAAGTCCGACCAATGGATTAAATGACGGCCGACTGAAAGAACATTTTTCCAACTAAACAAAAGTTGTGAACAGAAAGCGTTGAGCTGTAAAtgaacacaaacacacacatgtTCAGGAAGAGAGCAAATTACACACTGCAAATATATGGTGATGCTCTCACAGATACTGTTACTGAAAGATACAACTTGTGGCTTTGCCGCGGAATAAGTTCAATTGGAATGATTCGTAAATTGAAAGCGAAGCGGAAGATAAGTGCGATAAGCTCATCTTATCAACGAAATCAGAAGGCAGAGACACTTCTCAATGCAGGCGACCTTGAGGTTGTGACGAGGAAGGAAGGGGTGGCGTATGCTTGATGTTTTGTATGCCCCTCATGAAGTGTCGCAATATCGATAGGTTGGTCCGGAAGGTTCTGATTTATCAGATGTACTAGGCTCTCCATCTAAATAGACAGCGCAAACAATGGCCCTCGTCTGTATTTTGTATCTTGACTCAAATTCGTACAAGGTGTCGTATACGTAATATCCGAGTGTTTACCCCCAGACTCACGCGCATTTCGGCTGCATTGTGCAAacacaaataataaataaattgtgaCGTTAATAGCCGAGATATATTCAAACAAATATCACTGTGCAGTCATCGGTAAAGTCATGCGTAGTTGATTTTCAACGACATCAAGCCAATTAAAACCGTTCACCACCGCCATAAATCTTGGGCCTTTGTGATGTGCCTAACTGGAAacttttctaatttattgataacCTAAACAAACCTAAACGTACTGTGAATTTTAACAATATTAAAAGCAAAGCTACTGGGCTAGAAAGGGATGTTGGACGACCTCTGCGATGGTAAGCCTTTTGCTGGGGCTCTTCATCAGTAAACCGTCAATCAAATCCTTGGCCTCTGAACTCAGGGGACCTTCCATTTCCTTGGGATAGCTGGGCTCGCCACTCATGATGGCCGCATACACCTCCACCACATTTTGGTAGAAATTACCAAAGGGCAGCTTGCCATAGAGCATTTGGAAGAGGGTCACGCCCAGTGACCATACATCCACCTGGTAATCGTATCCCGACTCTGCTACCAATTCAGGAGCCATGTAGCAAGGGGTTCCACAACAGGAATGGAGCTTGCTGCCCCGGTAGTATGCAGACATGCCGAAATCGGCTATCTTGACCAATTCGAAGTCAATCCCAGAAGTGGATGAGAAGGTTATGAGCAGATTCTCTGGCTTAATATCCCGATGAATGATTTGCAACTGCTGCATGTGAGTCAGTCCCGCCGCCGTGCCCCTCACCACTGATCGGGCATTTTCCTCCGACATGGAACCGTGTTCCTGTAGCACCTCCTCCACATCCCAGTCCAGATACTCCAACACCATGTACATATACCTATCCTCCTCCACAGAGTACATCAGTTCCACAATATTCGGGTGCGATTGCAGATGACGCAGGACATCCGCCTCTATATAGGGATCCTCGCAGGTGTAATTCATGTACTGCTTATTCACCATCTTCACAATGCACTTCATCCTGCTTGCCTTTGTTTTGCCGCTATAGATCAGCGTCCTTGCAGTTTGCACCATGGGTTTAAGATTATTAATGTACAGCTGAATGGCCTCGGGCAGATCCTGGGCCTTGATCTTTTCCAGGGTTTCGCCATATATTTTACGTTGGTGCCAACGGTTTTGCAAGTCCATCTGCCGTTGGAAATCCTTGTTAACGCTGTACTCAACCCAAACCATCTCTTCGTACTGGCAGCAGCAGATCACAATGTCGCCCTCGGAGAAACAACCCAGCGATGTGAGGGGCGATCCATCGATCCGTAGGATATTTATGACGGCCGATCGCAGGACCACGTGGCGTCTCAATGCTTCGGTTACCGCCCGCAGCAGGGTCTGGAAGTCCTTAAAGTGGCTCCTCGATACAGCCATGTTAACGCCCTGGAAGTATCGGTTTCCATTCCGCAGGAAGCACACCCGCAACGCCTTCAGGGGGCTGGGCTGCAGTCGCTTGGATTGGAAAATCTTGTCTTTCTCAGACATTACGCGCCAAATCGTtgaaaaaaattatcaaaatcagaggattgaaaaatatgaaaaaaaatgatttGCTATCTTTGCTGTCTAGCTGAACTTTCCTAGTTTTGAAAGGCTATCGCTTGGCTAGCTAAGTTTCTATGCGGTAGAAACACGGGGCTTTTCGCTCAATGCTCTTCCGTCATCCCCCATCCCGGGAAAATTTATGCACGATCCACTAAATTGTGAATGGCAGCGACTCGACGCGAATGAAGAGCGCCAAAGCCGCTGGTATAATTGAATAATCAGCTTTATCGCCCACTGTGTGTGTGCGACCCCCGATTCTTGGATACTTGGATTGGATGAACTCGCAGATGCCCCCTGGTAATCCATTGGCGGCCGGGCCACTTAACTCGCGCCAAGTGCAAATTTGTAGTCCATCATAGTGACACTTTAGTGATCCTGGGGTGTAAATTTCATTTTAGCCGACGCAACGCAACGGCTATTTCTGTAATCGTCGACAaatcgattcggttgactttcTCAATTAACCCCCTGTTGAgagatttatatatttattgctAAAATGATGCGAAATATTAAGTTGGACGGCAGGGCACCGGTTTCTATCTGGTTCACGTTTGCCCTATCCACACCAGTCTGCTTTACAccacaaaaatttaaatagttAATAGGGAGTTTAAACATTACActtataaaatcaaacaaaatcaCCTCCAAACGAGGTAAAAAACCAGTGAGAATCGCACCGTCaacttacaaaaattataCGATCCACTTGGTAAATACACTTTCTCAATTGTACTTTCTTAGTCGGGTATTCGGATTCGCAATACAATACGATTGTTGGTGCGTTTCGTCACTACGTGAGCTGCCGCCCTCAGTGATATTCGGAGAAATATGGGTTGAGTCCACACTAAAATTATTCCATACCCATTTTGAAATGTCATTATCAATGACTCAAACCGAGGGTAGAAATCGTGTGTAAAATACAGAACGTATACGCACCTTGTTCATCCACCTTT
This genomic interval carries:
- the LOC119559020 gene encoding G protein-activated inward rectifier potassium channel 3 isoform X1 gives rise to the protein MRFNFSTHSAAPTTTTTTQANGGDKAAQPLKKAIEADPDSLDSVISNPQSYPITIVPNRSTSFYGLSPNGKASGFPRSQPSCRSRNFRPGSMRRVRRRAVFKNGDCNVVQKHLQRRRVRFLQDMYTTMVDWQWRWTLLAFALSFILSWLFFALIWWLIVYTHGDLEEPHMPDNQEESGWAPCVSAIDGFTSCFLFSIETQHTIGYGVRTTSPECPEAIFMMCFQSIYGVMSSAFMAGIVFAKMTRAKQRAQTLLFSKHAVICQRDGCLSLMFRVGDMRKSHIIGAGVRAQLIRTKSTKEGEVMTQYFTELEIGTDDSGSDLFFIWPMVIEHKIDENSPLYNLNATDMLQDKFEIVVILEGTVESTGQSTQARSSYINTEILWGHRFDPVVLYNKDLQAYEIDYGRFNETTQVDTPLCSARELNEIYKIQEGFRTPAYPSLQSKCSCSSGYQTPGRQSSLRWQLSVPL
- the LOC119559020 gene encoding G protein-activated inward rectifier potassium channel 3 isoform X2, translated to MQVPLSDVQVLQDPADAETLVGGDKEEETFAHMKEWKRQYMRGISHTPSQAGVYYEALKGSSHSLAKGSRNFRPGSMRRVRRRAVFKNGDCNVVQKHLQRRRVRFLQDMYTTMVDWQWRWTLLAFALSFILSWLFFALIWWLIVYTHGDLEEPHMPDNQEESGWAPCVSAIDGFTSCFLFSIETQHTIGYGVRTTSPECPEAIFMMCFQSIYGVMSSAFMAGIVFAKMTRAKQRAQTLLFSKHAVICQRDGCLSLMFRVGDMRKSHIIGAGVRAQLIRTKSTKEGEVMTQYFTELEIGTDDSGSDLFFIWPMVIEHKIDENSPLYNLNATDMLQDKFEIVVILEGTVESTGQSTQARSSYINTEILWGHRFDPVVLYNKDLQAYEIDYGRFNETTQVDTPLCSARELNEIYKIQEGFRTPAYPSLQSKCSCSSGYQTPGRQSSLRWQLSVPL
- the LOC119559048 gene encoding serine/threonine-protein kinase DCLK1, encoding MSEKDKIFQSKRLQPSPLKALRVCFLRNGNRYFQGVNMAVSRSHFKDFQTLLRAVTEALRRHVVLRSAVINILRIDGSPLTSLGCFSEGDIVICCCQYEEMVWVEYSVNKDFQRQMDLQNRWHQRKIYGETLEKIKAQDLPEAIQLYINNLKPMVQTARTLIYSGKTKASRMKCIVKMVNKQYMNYTCEDPYIEADVLRHLQSHPNIVELMYSVEEDRYMYMVLEYLDWDVEEVLQEHGSMSEENARSVVRGTAAGLTHMQQLQIIHRDIKPENLLITFSSTSGIDFELVKIADFGMSAYYRGSKLHSCCGTPCYMAPELVAESGYDYQVDVWSLGVTLFQMLYGKLPFGNFYQNVVEVYAAIMSGEPSYPKEMEGPLSSEAKDLIDGLLMKSPSKRLTIAEVVQHPFLAQ